A window of the Synechococcus sp. JA-3-3Ab genome harbors these coding sequences:
- a CDS encoding CPBP family intramembrane glutamic endopeptidase: protein MGLQIARLKAFPFPLRLLLFLGIPLLAWLPWVGLGGFFFGREYLWLPLYALLLLWLWLWGSGFAAYGLDKSWACRAGILWGLGMGVGGLFLLFGLEGALGWLSWQPVAGGSLLGYGLLGLGVGLAVALAEELLFRGWLLQEMALDYGWTSALWGSSLLFALAHFLKPLAEILATWPQFPGLWLMGLLLAQAKVWNQNKLGLSLGLHAGWVWGITWVNNLAWIEYTGKAPEWLTGIGGNPLAGLMGLFFLVGTFLVLKRLAAGRS from the coding sequence GTGGGCCTGCAGATTGCCAGACTAAAAGCTTTTCCATTTCCGCTGCGCCTGTTGCTGTTTTTGGGGATCCCCCTTTTGGCCTGGCTGCCGTGGGTCGGCCTAGGGGGGTTTTTCTTTGGGCGAGAGTACCTCTGGCTGCCGCTGTATGCCCTGCTGCTCCTTTGGCTGTGGCTGTGGGGATCCGGGTTTGCCGCCTATGGCTTAGACAAGAGTTGGGCCTGCCGGGCTGGGATCCTCTGGGGCCTGGGGATGGGTGTTGGCGGGCTTTTTCTGCTCTTTGGCCTAGAGGGTGCCCTGGGCTGGCTGAGCTGGCAGCCGGTGGCAGGGGGATCCCTGCTCGGCTATGGCTTGCTGGGGTTAGGGGTGGGCCTGGCGGTGGCGCTGGCGGAAGAGCTGTTGTTCCGCGGTTGGCTGCTGCAGGAGATGGCCTTGGACTACGGCTGGACAAGCGCTCTGTGGGGATCCAGCCTTCTCTTTGCTTTGGCCCATTTCTTAAAGCCGCTGGCGGAGATTCTCGCCACCTGGCCCCAGTTTCCGGGGCTATGGCTGATGGGCTTGCTGCTGGCCCAGGCCAAGGTGTGGAACCAAAACAAGCTAGGACTCAGCCTGGGGCTGCACGCCGGCTGGGTGTGGGGCATCACCTGGGTCAACAACTTGGCTTGGATCGAATACACCGGCAAAGCGCCAGAGTGGCTCACCGGCATCGGCGGCAACCCGCTGGCCGGCTTGATGGGCCTGTTCTTCCTAGTCGGCACCTTCCTTGTTCTCAAGAGGTTGGCTGCCGGCAGAAGCTGA
- a CDS encoding cellulose biosynthesis cyclic di-GMP-binding regulatory protein BcsB: MSQKRKQWALLVASLLCCVPVEAGQAEPLSFQRLGYERSVLLQGANPRLDVTVPAPLNGLDPEASFVQLRLEPSPVLKPTSTVRVLINDELAGIFLVRDLRQEPVVRVPIPALPPGERFITVSVQPFLSISDDICADLNTGNLLLTVGRDSFFELVPRVPDTTVAGFLRLVYPQLTLVVPANLTPEAAEAALWLYSLLSHLFPQTPILWSNRPVAGAQVTLEPANFTPHLQHEITPEGSRLRVAARRESILALYEEWKRAGLVSRGIQVAAVADLERALRANRLSFRELGIVDPLLRGFGSQSLVFNFNLSQLGGRPRDLAAQLDVIMNPVDGRAGDRLTGYVFLNGVLLRTYNLTGRTQLNETVTLPTRLLRRFNQLELRFDYGASLGNCQGSLTPLTLQVRSDSSGLLWSGYQAPNGELQEIPAVLQGSGRVGLGDPQLLPAAAYLVGALSRLAARPLLPTLEVLPKEEANLETGNFAWQVIVAGPDQVELNSPIRLGSQFEIINPLNQQVALAAQPQENLGLLQYFLLQGKPTLWLSWWGSDPALAERLSRGLADPRTRLANQLQGNVLTAYAAAPNLTQVQSWDLTPQGYRVRYPGRFSWQLLLWQYRYWLVLVLALLLAVGAWNVYQRLAGRPESPIPS, translated from the coding sequence GTGAGCCAGAAGAGAAAACAATGGGCGCTGCTCGTTGCCAGTTTGCTGTGCTGCGTGCCGGTAGAGGCAGGACAAGCAGAGCCTCTTTCGTTCCAAAGGCTAGGCTACGAGCGGTCGGTGCTGCTGCAAGGAGCTAACCCGCGCCTGGATGTTACCGTCCCTGCCCCCCTCAACGGCCTTGACCCCGAGGCCAGCTTTGTGCAGTTGCGGCTGGAGCCCTCACCGGTGCTGAAGCCGACTTCCACCGTGCGGGTGCTCATTAACGACGAGCTGGCCGGGATCTTTCTGGTGCGAGATTTGCGGCAAGAGCCAGTGGTGCGGGTGCCGATCCCAGCTCTGCCCCCTGGTGAGCGCTTTATTACTGTCTCCGTCCAGCCTTTTTTGAGCATCAGCGATGACATCTGCGCCGATCTCAACACCGGCAATCTGTTGCTGACGGTGGGGCGGGACAGTTTCTTTGAGTTGGTGCCCCGCGTTCCGGATACCACGGTGGCTGGCTTTCTGCGCCTGGTATACCCTCAGCTTACTCTGGTGGTGCCAGCCAACCTCACTCCTGAAGCCGCAGAAGCGGCCCTTTGGCTCTATAGCTTGCTTTCCCACCTCTTTCCCCAGACCCCTATTCTCTGGAGCAACCGCCCGGTTGCAGGAGCTCAGGTTACCCTAGAACCGGCCAACTTCACCCCCCACCTGCAGCATGAAATTACCCCCGAGGGATCCCGCCTACGGGTAGCCGCCCGCCGCGAGTCCATTCTTGCCCTCTACGAGGAGTGGAAGCGGGCAGGTCTGGTGAGCCGAGGGATCCAGGTGGCAGCAGTAGCCGATTTGGAGAGGGCTCTCAGGGCCAACCGCCTCAGCTTCCGTGAGCTGGGGATTGTGGATCCCCTGCTGCGGGGGTTTGGCAGCCAGTCGCTGGTGTTCAACTTCAACCTATCTCAACTGGGGGGGCGCCCACGGGATCTGGCAGCGCAACTGGATGTGATCATGAACCCGGTGGATGGCCGAGCCGGGGATCGCCTGACGGGCTACGTGTTCTTGAATGGCGTTCTGCTGCGCACCTACAACCTAACCGGGCGCACCCAGCTCAACGAAACTGTGACCCTGCCCACCCGCCTGTTGCGCCGCTTCAACCAACTGGAGCTCCGCTTTGACTATGGCGCCAGCCTCGGTAATTGCCAGGGATCCCTGACCCCGCTGACCTTGCAAGTGCGTTCCGATAGCTCTGGCCTTCTCTGGAGTGGCTACCAAGCCCCCAACGGCGAGCTGCAGGAGATCCCGGCGGTGCTGCAGGGATCTGGACGGGTTGGGCTGGGGGATCCCCAACTGCTGCCGGCTGCCGCCTACCTGGTCGGTGCCCTCAGCCGGCTGGCCGCCCGACCCCTGCTGCCCACCCTTGAGGTTTTGCCCAAAGAGGAAGCCAACCTGGAGACGGGGAACTTTGCCTGGCAGGTGATCGTGGCTGGGCCAGATCAGGTGGAGCTGAATAGCCCCATCCGGTTGGGATCCCAGTTTGAAATCATCAATCCCCTGAACCAGCAGGTTGCCCTGGCAGCTCAGCCCCAGGAGAATCTCGGCCTTTTGCAATACTTTCTCCTCCAAGGCAAGCCCACCCTTTGGCTTTCCTGGTGGGGATCTGACCCGGCTTTGGCAGAACGCCTCAGCCGCGGCCTTGCCGATCCGCGCACCCGCCTGGCCAACCAGCTACAGGGAAACGTGCTCACCGCCTATGCCGCTGCCCCCAATCTCACCCAAGTACAGAGTTGGGATCTCACACCCCAAGGCTATCGGGTGCGCTACCCAGGCCGCTTCAGTTGGCAGCTCCTGTTGTGGCAGTACCGCTACTGGCTGGTGCTAGTGCTGGCTCTCCTGCTGGCAGTAGGGGCCTGGAATGTCTACCAACGCTTGGCCGGCCGCCCCGAATCCCCAATCCCCTCGTAG
- a CDS encoding alkaline phosphatase D family protein produces MSSLRSRRFFLQLLMFGGGAAALAACGGNSSSSIPPLGEPGFPQGVFAGDPTAEGAVLSTRVVPASSVDTVPVTLQVAENAEFSPILQQVSLTACRVAGRNYRTEPGDYIARAVVTGLRPAQRYFYRFVSEGLTSPVGQFRTLPAAGDGRPIRFLHISCANEPPFPIGAALLAEVNRGDIDFISFNGDTVYADRFWLGLDPIGNLEFYRSLYRDQRDPNYAGREFVQLFGRTAFVVNWDDHEVIDNYSGQKARGGRATQLNDTTGQTRDVEDLRVLGYQAFFEYSPMNPNLTDVPGVDSRDRLFRSFRYGANAEVFILDLRQYRDLAAVTPILPILPPGLTRQRFLELAGIRLTPEQETLFFGPPGSEQALFNLLRRTPRTLLGEPQKQWLFNGLRNSTATYKFIVSEFPITVTYFRSNDVWEGYWLERQEVIDFIESNNIRNVVFLTGNNHAGFIGQVNPGSSNPIWEVWTGPTGRSVTALSIDEEGNRLGIPNASRLYYRIVNGFLAPVNPANPEVSGIPGVTTGNLRFLELAVPNYNVIEVSGSRCTIQIKGPTGSVLTDPLGRRGELILPQ; encoded by the coding sequence ATGAGTTCCCTGCGTTCCCGTCGCTTTTTCCTGCAGTTGCTGATGTTTGGCGGTGGGGCAGCTGCCCTGGCCGCCTGTGGGGGCAACTCCAGTTCTTCCATCCCGCCGCTGGGAGAGCCCGGATTTCCCCAAGGGGTGTTTGCCGGGGATCCCACCGCTGAGGGGGCGGTGCTTTCCACGCGGGTGGTGCCGGCCAGCAGCGTGGATACGGTGCCTGTGACGCTGCAGGTGGCGGAAAATGCCGAGTTCAGCCCCATTCTGCAGCAGGTTTCGCTGACTGCCTGCCGCGTGGCCGGTCGCAACTACCGCACCGAGCCGGGCGACTACATTGCCCGGGCCGTCGTTACCGGCCTGAGGCCGGCGCAGCGCTATTTCTACCGTTTTGTCAGCGAGGGGCTTACCAGCCCTGTGGGCCAGTTCCGCACCCTGCCGGCTGCGGGCGATGGGCGGCCCATCCGCTTCTTGCACATTAGCTGCGCCAATGAGCCTCCTTTTCCCATTGGGGCAGCCCTATTGGCCGAGGTTAACCGCGGCGATATCGATTTCATCTCCTTCAACGGCGACACCGTTTACGCGGATCGCTTTTGGCTGGGGCTGGATCCCATCGGCAACCTGGAGTTTTACCGCAGCCTCTATCGGGATCAGCGGGATCCCAACTATGCCGGACGAGAGTTCGTGCAACTGTTTGGCCGGACTGCTTTTGTTGTCAACTGGGACGATCACGAGGTGATTGACAACTACAGTGGCCAGAAGGCCCGCGGTGGCCGGGCCACTCAGCTGAACGACACCACCGGGCAAACCCGCGATGTGGAAGATCTTCGAGTGTTAGGCTACCAAGCCTTTTTTGAATACAGCCCCATGAACCCGAATTTGACGGATGTGCCGGGGGTGGATAGCCGGGATCGGCTGTTTCGCAGCTTCCGCTACGGGGCCAATGCCGAAGTCTTCATTCTCGACCTGCGCCAGTACCGCGACTTGGCTGCCGTGACCCCCATCCTGCCCATCTTGCCCCCCGGCCTGACTCGTCAGCGCTTTTTGGAGCTGGCCGGCATCCGCCTCACGCCCGAGCAGGAGACCCTTTTCTTCGGCCCGCCGGGATCCGAACAGGCGCTGTTTAACCTGCTGCGCCGCACGCCGCGCACCCTCTTGGGAGAGCCGCAGAAGCAGTGGCTGTTCAACGGCCTGCGCAACTCCACCGCCACCTACAAGTTCATCGTCAGCGAGTTTCCCATCACGGTGACCTATTTCCGCTCCAACGATGTTTGGGAAGGCTACTGGCTGGAGCGGCAGGAAGTCATTGACTTTATCGAGAGCAACAACATCCGCAACGTGGTGTTCTTGACGGGCAACAACCACGCCGGCTTTATCGGCCAGGTCAACCCCGGCAGCAGCAACCCCATTTGGGAAGTATGGACTGGCCCCACGGGACGGAGTGTTACCGCTTTAAGCATCGATGAAGAAGGGAATCGCCTAGGGATCCCCAACGCCAGCCGCCTCTACTACCGGATTGTGAATGGCTTTCTGGCCCCTGTGAACCCTGCCAATCCAGAGGTGAGCGGGATCCCTGGCGTAACAACGGGCAACCTGCGCTTCTTGGAGCTGGCAGTGCCTAACTACAACGTCATCGAAGTGTCCGGCAGCCGCTGCACCATTCAAATCAAAGGCCCCACCGGCAGTGTTCTGACCGATCCCCTGGGACGCCGCGGAGAACTGATTCTGCCCCAGTGA
- a CDS encoding SOS response-associated peptidase family protein, protein MFAFAGIWERWRSPQGVEIETCAILNTPAMMEPFHERMPAILTENDYDLWLDPQVRDPKLLLPLLRPYPAEAMAAYPVSTHVNNPRHEDPTCRAPIGEAGQGSNLSEPAGSASPAVAPASLPVP, encoded by the coding sequence GTGTTTGCCTTTGCCGGTATTTGGGAGCGCTGGCGCAGCCCACAAGGGGTGGAGATAGAAACTTGCGCCATCCTCAACACGCCGGCCATGATGGAGCCTTTCCACGAGCGGATGCCGGCCATTTTGACGGAAAACGACTACGACCTCTGGCTGGATCCACAGGTGCGGGATCCCAAGCTGCTGTTGCCCCTGCTCCGCCCCTACCCGGCAGAGGCCATGGCCGCCTACCCCGTCAGCACCCATGTGAACAACCCGCGCCACGAGGATCCCACGTGTCGTGCTCCCATCGGAGAAGCTGGGCAGGGATCCAACCTCAGCGAGCCCGCTGGTAGCGCATCCCCGGCAGTTGCACCAGCCAGCCTTCCAGTTCCATAA
- the clpS gene encoding ATP-dependent Clp protease adapter ClpS, with translation MATETLVKPSVTPKHMPMYRVLLHNDDVNTMEYVVQVLVKVIPSMLPPQATEIMLEAHNNGVAVVIVVPREHAEFYCEQLRQHGLTSSIEPER, from the coding sequence GTGGCTACGGAGACTCTGGTTAAGCCTTCTGTAACCCCGAAGCACATGCCCATGTACCGGGTGTTGCTGCACAACGACGATGTCAACACCATGGAGTACGTGGTGCAGGTGCTGGTGAAGGTGATCCCATCGATGCTGCCGCCGCAAGCCACCGAAATCATGCTGGAAGCCCACAACAACGGCGTTGCTGTGGTCATCGTGGTGCCGCGGGAGCATGCGGAGTTTTACTGCGAGCAGTTGCGCCAGCACGGCCTCACCAGCTCGATCGAGCCGGAACGCTAA
- a CDS encoding glycosyltransferase, with protein sequence MLQSIKSWLVQTGYLTRQQLAEAEEYREAVGCSLARALWSLRAMHPSKFAHLCCQILDRPKLRDWLLKHSLDPELPWLIEPIDLVPVRFLPCGWLNPQTVVVATEEPGYPGVWQAVKRLCPGVEKIWEIPATEKQILTVILERKLSAELLGSRLTLEQWQQALDIRRRTGSNLGQVLTRLSYLSTPEYLSILAHLLGYPSVSELMGTGLLYRDESLSRQFEPELMMRHLFYPLNWTDENTLTVMVNDPLDWAVDELLYSWRPGLRIEKVLGSEQDITQLLSQDQGSRFSQEAVYKLLTRLPEESASRVFTPSQIAVGYGLLVLLLWGLASAPWTTLTILVLLVNLFYVASIFFKFVLSLVGSADRFHQITDEEVAALDDHTLPIYTILVPVYKEPEVMPILINSLSKLDYPHERLDVIILLEENDQATIEAARAAKPPRYVRLLIVPDSKPKTKPKACNYGLAFARGEYLTIYDAEDIPDPDQLKKAVIAFKKGDPSLVCVQAALNYFNRNENFLTRMFTLEYSYWFDYLLPGLETLKMPIPLGGTSNHFRTDRLRELQGWDPFNVTEDADLGIRASQHGYTVGVINSTTYEEANCALKNWIRQRSRWIKGYMQTWLVHNRHPLRSLRKLGLKNWLAYQFFIGGSFFTFLTSPIMWLLFFYWLLTRAHWLQNIFPSWLVYLGLFNLLVGNAIGIYLNLVAVFRRGYYDLAFYALLNPIYWQLHSIAAYMALWQLFTKPFYWEKTIHGISKFTHAKVQEATQKAG encoded by the coding sequence ATGCTGCAGTCGATCAAGTCCTGGCTGGTGCAGACAGGCTACCTCACCCGGCAGCAACTGGCGGAAGCCGAGGAGTACCGCGAAGCAGTGGGCTGCTCTTTGGCCAGGGCTCTTTGGAGCTTGCGGGCCATGCACCCCTCCAAGTTTGCTCATCTCTGCTGCCAGATTCTGGATCGGCCCAAGCTAAGAGACTGGCTGCTCAAGCACTCCCTGGATCCAGAGCTGCCTTGGCTGATCGAGCCTATCGATCTGGTGCCGGTGCGCTTTTTGCCCTGTGGCTGGCTCAACCCGCAAACCGTTGTCGTGGCCACTGAAGAGCCGGGCTACCCCGGCGTTTGGCAGGCTGTGAAACGCCTGTGCCCAGGAGTGGAAAAAATCTGGGAGATCCCGGCCACAGAAAAGCAGATCCTGACAGTTATCCTCGAACGCAAGCTTTCTGCCGAACTGCTGGGCAGTCGTCTCACTCTGGAGCAGTGGCAGCAGGCTTTGGACATCCGCCGCCGCACTGGATCCAACCTGGGGCAAGTGCTGACCCGTCTGAGCTATCTCTCGACTCCCGAGTATCTCAGCATCCTGGCCCATCTGCTGGGCTATCCTTCCGTCTCGGAGCTGATGGGGACAGGGCTGCTTTACCGCGACGAGAGCTTGAGCCGCCAGTTCGAGCCCGAGCTGATGATGCGCCACCTCTTCTACCCCTTGAACTGGACGGATGAGAACACCCTCACCGTGATGGTCAATGACCCCCTGGACTGGGCGGTGGATGAGCTGCTCTACAGTTGGCGGCCAGGGTTGCGAATTGAAAAGGTGCTGGGCAGCGAGCAGGATATCACGCAACTGCTCAGCCAAGACCAAGGATCCCGCTTTAGCCAAGAGGCAGTCTACAAGCTGCTGACCCGTCTGCCGGAGGAATCGGCCTCGCGGGTGTTTACCCCCTCCCAAATTGCGGTAGGCTACGGCCTGCTGGTGCTGCTGCTGTGGGGGTTGGCCAGTGCTCCTTGGACAACCCTGACGATTTTGGTGTTGTTGGTCAATCTCTTCTATGTAGCCTCGATCTTCTTTAAGTTCGTGCTCAGCCTGGTGGGATCCGCCGATCGCTTCCACCAGATTACCGATGAGGAAGTGGCTGCCCTCGATGACCACACCTTGCCCATCTACACCATCCTGGTGCCGGTTTACAAAGAGCCAGAAGTGATGCCAATTCTCATCAACTCCCTCTCCAAGCTGGACTACCCCCACGAGCGCTTGGATGTGATTATCTTACTGGAGGAAAACGACCAGGCCACCATCGAAGCCGCTCGGGCCGCCAAGCCTCCCCGCTACGTGCGCCTACTCATCGTGCCAGATAGCAAGCCCAAGACCAAGCCCAAAGCCTGCAACTACGGCCTGGCCTTTGCCCGCGGCGAATACCTCACCATCTACGACGCTGAGGATATCCCCGACCCCGACCAACTCAAAAAAGCAGTCATCGCCTTCAAAAAAGGGGATCCCAGCTTGGTCTGCGTCCAGGCGGCCCTCAACTATTTCAACCGCAACGAGAACTTCCTCACCCGCATGTTTACCCTGGAGTATTCCTATTGGTTTGATTACCTGCTGCCCGGCCTGGAAACCCTGAAAATGCCCATTCCTCTGGGGGGCACTAGCAACCACTTTCGCACCGACCGCTTGCGGGAATTGCAGGGATGGGATCCCTTTAACGTCACCGAAGATGCCGATCTAGGCATCCGCGCCAGCCAGCACGGCTACACAGTGGGGGTGATCAACTCCACCACCTACGAAGAGGCCAATTGCGCCCTCAAAAACTGGATCCGGCAGCGCTCTCGCTGGATTAAGGGCTACATGCAGACTTGGCTAGTCCACAACCGCCACCCCCTGCGCTCGTTGCGCAAACTGGGCCTCAAAAACTGGCTGGCCTACCAATTTTTCATCGGGGGCAGCTTCTTCACCTTCCTCACCAGCCCCATTATGTGGCTGCTCTTTTTCTACTGGCTGCTCACCCGTGCTCATTGGCTGCAAAACATTTTCCCGAGTTGGCTGGTTTATCTGGGCTTGTTTAACCTCCTGGTGGGCAATGCCATTGGGATTTACCTCAACTTGGTGGCTGTCTTCCGACGCGGCTACTACGATCTGGCCTTCTATGCCCTGCTCAACCCCATCTACTGGCAGCTCCACTCCATCGCAGCCTATATGGCCCTGTGGCAGCTTTTTACCAAGCCCTTCTACTGGGAAAAAACCATCCACGGCATAAGCAAGTTTACCCACGCCAAAGTCCAGGAAGCCACCCAAAAAGCAGGCTAG
- the dprA gene encoding DNA-processing protein DprA translates to MRLLFPSSPADNAGRPGSCRGEQERPYWLAWAQIKGIGPHRLKRLAEFFGSLKQAWQADALDLQQVEGIGPTLAQAIVSARPGLDPEEILEQTQKPGIPFLTPADPGYPPLLWELPDPPPLLYVLGECPDWQQPAIAVVGTRAPTSYGRLWTQKVSAALAEAGCVVVSGLATGIDGIAHQACLEAGGKTVAVVGTGVDQVYPAHHRSLYRRILEQGAVLSEYPPGTPPAKEHFPQRNRIIAGLCRATLVMEAPERSGALITAHLANHYGREVYALPGNIDTAAARGCLQLIRNGAGMILGIEELLQELDLVQGSPPPEQPPSFGPSDPQQQLLWQLLGNEILSLDALVQATQMDIATLSSTLLLMELEGWLVQLPGMRYQRAR, encoded by the coding sequence TTGAGATTGCTTTTTCCTTCCTCCCCCGCTGACAACGCCGGCAGGCCGGGATCCTGCCGCGGCGAACAAGAGCGGCCCTACTGGCTGGCTTGGGCGCAGATTAAGGGCATCGGCCCGCACCGGCTCAAACGGCTGGCGGAGTTTTTTGGATCCCTGAAGCAGGCCTGGCAGGCGGACGCCCTGGACCTGCAGCAGGTAGAAGGCATCGGCCCTACCTTGGCCCAGGCAATTGTCTCTGCCCGGCCTGGCCTCGATCCTGAGGAGATCCTGGAGCAGACCCAAAAGCCTGGGATCCCTTTCCTAACCCCGGCGGATCCCGGCTATCCGCCGCTGCTGTGGGAGCTGCCGGATCCGCCGCCCCTTCTCTATGTCTTAGGGGAATGCCCCGATTGGCAGCAGCCGGCCATTGCTGTTGTCGGCACCCGCGCCCCCACCTCCTACGGTCGGCTCTGGACTCAGAAAGTTAGTGCCGCCCTGGCAGAAGCCGGCTGTGTGGTGGTCTCGGGGCTGGCCACCGGGATCGACGGCATTGCCCACCAGGCCTGCCTAGAGGCAGGCGGCAAGACAGTGGCCGTGGTGGGAACGGGGGTGGATCAGGTTTACCCCGCCCACCATCGCTCCCTCTACCGGCGCATCTTGGAGCAAGGAGCCGTCCTCAGCGAATATCCTCCCGGCACGCCGCCGGCCAAGGAGCACTTTCCCCAGCGCAACCGCATCATCGCCGGCCTCTGCCGCGCCACCTTGGTGATGGAGGCCCCAGAGCGCTCGGGGGCGCTGATTACCGCCCACCTGGCCAACCACTACGGTCGGGAAGTGTACGCCCTACCGGGGAATATCGACACAGCGGCGGCCCGCGGCTGTCTGCAGCTCATCCGCAACGGCGCCGGCATGATCCTGGGGATTGAGGAGCTGCTCCAAGAGCTGGATTTGGTTCAGGGATCCCCTCCCCCAGAACAGCCCCCCTCCTTCGGCCCCAGCGATCCCCAGCAGCAGCTTCTCTGGCAGCTCCTGGGCAACGAAATCCTCAGCCTCGACGCCCTGGTCCAGGCCACCCAGATGGACATTGCCACCCTCTCCAGCACCCTGCTGCTTATGGAACTGGAAGGCTGGCTGGTGCAACTGCCGGGGATGCGCTACCAGCGGGCTCGCTGA
- a CDS encoding sodium:solute symporter family protein: MGDTVLSLGVVGVYLLLLAAIGWWSYRHSGRDPVSYFLAGRGLGSLALTLTTLATLLSAFTFIGVPADAYTHGLGIFLGVGVTTAFISGLFLWVGYRVWLAAQHFGFITPSEFFGHRFNSPLLALLYCLSALMFTAPYISIQIIGGARTLAAVWGEGIPYWPLAVVVALVILGYVLFGGSQAVVWTDVVQGIILILGMGVAFVAVAFSLGREAGSELDPWLSLPGPQGRWSWQTLLGNQLLFFMATPLFPQFFQRFYMAKSARPFQTLMVVWPLLILLVFFPAALIGVWGRLAFPNLQQPDQIMPLMLQSLPSGVAAVVITAALAALMSTADSQLLTASSLVTRDLVVTFLKRPLSPHQEELLGRWVVLGIGLVSFAIAVRPPGLIAQIATWSFQGNAMLFPVLIAGLYWKRATRAGAVAGALVSSGLTLGWLSGLLPKGWTGGWLPVIPAVVAGTAVLVVVSLLTQPDRERVAAYYENGPWAEEGIPESSVVST; the protein is encoded by the coding sequence ATGGGTGACACGGTTTTGAGTTTGGGTGTGGTTGGGGTGTACCTGCTGCTGTTGGCGGCCATTGGCTGGTGGAGCTACCGCCACAGCGGTCGGGATCCGGTGAGCTACTTTTTGGCGGGGCGGGGTCTGGGATCCCTGGCTCTAACCTTGACGACGCTGGCGACGCTGCTCAGTGCCTTTACCTTCATTGGGGTGCCAGCGGATGCCTATACCCACGGCCTAGGGATCTTCCTGGGGGTGGGAGTGACCACCGCCTTCATTTCGGGGCTGTTTTTGTGGGTGGGCTACCGGGTATGGCTAGCAGCCCAACACTTTGGCTTCATCACCCCTTCCGAGTTTTTCGGCCACCGCTTCAACAGCCCTCTTTTGGCTCTACTCTACTGCCTTAGCGCCCTGATGTTTACCGCCCCCTACATCAGCATTCAGATCATTGGCGGAGCCCGCACCCTGGCGGCGGTGTGGGGGGAGGGGATCCCCTATTGGCCCCTGGCGGTGGTGGTGGCGCTGGTGATCTTGGGGTATGTGCTCTTTGGCGGATCCCAGGCGGTGGTCTGGACGGACGTGGTGCAGGGGATCATCTTGATTTTGGGGATGGGGGTGGCCTTTGTTGCAGTGGCTTTCTCCCTAGGGAGAGAAGCGGGTAGCGAACTGGATCCCTGGCTGAGCTTGCCCGGCCCGCAGGGGCGCTGGAGCTGGCAGACCCTGCTGGGCAACCAACTGCTGTTTTTCATGGCCACGCCCCTTTTTCCCCAATTTTTCCAGCGCTTCTACATGGCCAAAAGTGCCCGTCCCTTCCAGACTCTGATGGTGGTCTGGCCGCTGCTCATTCTGCTGGTGTTTTTCCCGGCAGCCCTCATTGGCGTCTGGGGCCGGTTGGCTTTTCCTAACCTGCAGCAGCCGGACCAGATCATGCCGCTGATGTTGCAGAGCTTGCCCAGCGGCGTGGCGGCAGTGGTGATTACAGCCGCGCTGGCGGCTTTGATGTCCACGGCGGACTCGCAACTGCTCACGGCCAGCTCCCTAGTGACGCGGGATCTGGTGGTCACCTTCCTCAAGCGCCCGCTTTCCCCGCACCAGGAGGAGCTGTTGGGCCGCTGGGTGGTGCTGGGGATTGGGCTGGTCTCCTTTGCCATTGCCGTCAGGCCGCCGGGGCTGATTGCCCAGATTGCCACCTGGAGCTTCCAGGGCAACGCCATGCTCTTTCCCGTCTTGATCGCCGGCCTGTACTGGAAGCGGGCGACTCGCGCCGGGGCCGTGGCCGGAGCTTTGGTCTCCAGCGGCCTCACCTTGGGCTGGCTGTCGGGCCTGTTGCCCAAAGGCTGGACGGGCGGCTGGCTGCCGGTCATCCCGGCGGTGGTCGCCGGCACAGCCGTGCTGGTGGTGGTCAGCCTGCTAACCCAGCCCGACCGGGAGAGGGTGGCCGCCTACTATGAGAACGGCCCTTGGGCGGAGGAAGGGATCCCGGAATCTTCAGTTGTCTCGACCTAG